A region of the Lysobacter sp. K5869 genome:
CTTCGACAACGTGTGGAACGACGTCACCGGCTACAGCACGACGCAGAAGACCGGCATCTCCGGCAACATGTCCTACGCCATCACCTGCGGCGCGCGTTATCTCTCGCGCGACAATCCCAAGCTCGATCCCAAGACCGCGCACAACGTCTCGCCCAGCGTGATCGCCTCGGGGCTGGAACCGCGGCTGTTCCACGACGAGAAGATCAGCGCCAGCTTCACCAGTTCGCGCACCGTCTCGCATCTGATGCAGCCCGACGGCACCACCCAGTTCTCGATGCTGGAAGGCCTGCCGCACAACAAGGTGCACAACTACATCGGCGGCGTCGGCGCGGTCGATCCGGGCCCTTACGGCAACATGACCAACTTCCTTTCGCCGGTGGACCCGATCTTCTTCCTGCACCACGCCAACATGGACCGCCTGTGGGACGTGTGGACGCGCAAGCAGCTGGCGCTGGGCCTGCCGATCATGCCGACCGAGGGCGAGGCGCGCGACGCCTTCATGGGCGAGCCGTTCCTGTTCTTCGTCGACGCCGACGGCACCCCGGTCGGCCCGAGCAAGGCCGAGCGCTATTTCGACACCGCGTCGTTCGATTACGACTACGGCCCGGGCGGGTTCGCCGGCCCACAGCCGAAGCGGCGCGCGGCGTCGGGCAAGTACGGCGCGGTGTCCGCCCGCATCGAAGACGACGAAGCCGAGCTGTCGCTGCCCGCCGCGCTGGTGCAAGGCCATATGGCCGACGCGCTGCCGGCGCCCTTGGTCGCCGAGATCACCCTCGACCGTCCCGAAGGCGTCGGCGGCGCGCGCGAGTTCGACGTGCTGGTCAACGCGCCCGACGGCGTCGACCGGGTCGACGCCGACAGCCCGTACTACGGCGGCACCGTGGCCTTCTTCGGTTCGAGCATGCCGAACATGAAGATGTCGCACACCGCGACCTTCGCCGTGCCGCTGGGCAAGAAGCTGCGCGTGTTCACCAACGCCTTGAGCGAAGGCGCCAAGGCCGGCGCCGAGCTCAAGATCCGCTTGGTGACCTCGTCGGGCACGCAGGCACCGGAAGCCGCGCCGGTGCGCGCGGCCGTGGTCGCGCCGGGCACGTGACCGCGATGCGCGCCGCCGCGATCGCGTGCGGGTTCGCCGCCCTGCTGTTGCAGGGCGGCTGCGCCGCGGCCGGCGATTATCGCGAGCTCGCTCTGCCGCAGGCATCGCGGCCGGGCGAGCGGCTGTATCTGGAAGTCCGGCTCGGCGCGCTCGCGCCGGGCCAGGAGCTGCAAGTCAGCGACGCGCGCGGCCGCTCGTTGGGAACGGTCTCGCCGTACGGCGTGCGCGCCGGGAACGGCGGAGGAACCTTCGTGCTGCCGGTGCCCGCCGATGCGGTGCGCGCGGGACGCCTGCGCGTGCGCCTGAGCGTGACGCGTGCGGGAGCGCCGGCGCGCGAGCCCGCGAGCGACGAAGTCGAAGCGCTGCGCTTGGTGCAAGCGCCCGGCGATTGAAACGGCGAGGCGCGCGCCGTCGATGCTCGCTGCTACCATCGGGCGCGACCGCATCGCCGCCACGGCCGCGACGCACTTCAACGCACCCCCACCGCCGCTCCGCCCATGCACCTCGACGAGCTAGGACCGCGCATCTGCATCCTCGGGCCGTCCGGCAGCGGCAAATCCACCCTGGCCGACGCCATCGCCC
Encoded here:
- a CDS encoding tyrosinase family protein, producing MHYTRREFLTTAASAAGAAMLPLGSTLAAAAGGPGPAKAARWHRYDVTSPQGQKMLASYARGVQAMLKLPPSDPRNWFRNAFVHFLDCPHGNWWFYVWHRGYIGYFERTIRELSGDPEFALPYWDWTRLPEIPPGMFDGVLTPTDASYATYTGNLKRFTDFIQPPMKAYWGKLSDMQRTQLLARGYENFDNVWNDVTGYSTTQKTGISGNMSYAITCGARYLSRDNPKLDPKTAHNVSPSVIASGLEPRLFHDEKISASFTSSRTVSHLMQPDGTTQFSMLEGLPHNKVHNYIGGVGAVDPGPYGNMTNFLSPVDPIFFLHHANMDRLWDVWTRKQLALGLPIMPTEGEARDAFMGEPFLFFVDADGTPVGPSKAERYFDTASFDYDYGPGGFAGPQPKRRAASGKYGAVSARIEDDEAELSLPAALVQGHMADALPAPLVAEITLDRPEGVGGAREFDVLVNAPDGVDRVDADSPYYGGTVAFFGSSMPNMKMSHTATFAVPLGKKLRVFTNALSEGAKAGAELKIRLVTSSGTQAPEAAPVRAAVVAPGT